AAAAAAATCCGGCGCGCCCGTGGGAGGCGCGCCGGAAAAGGCTCGACCAGCTAGACTGTACACTCCTTATCCGGCGACGACCGGTTCGCCGCGGGCGCCTTGTTCACGCCGCGGGCGCTTTGGGCGCGCGGTTGCGCGAATTGCGCTGGAAGAACAGCGCCTGGCTCGCGACCGCCGACACCATCGCCGGCTGGAACGGCTTTGAGATCAGGAACGCCGGCTCCGGCCGCTCGCCGGTCAGGAAGCGTTCCGGATAGGCGGTGATGAACACCACCGGCACCTCGAAACTGCGCAACAGCTCGTTGACGGCATCGAGGCCCGAACTGCCGTCGGCGAGCTGGATGTCGGCGAGGATCAGGCCCGGCTTCTTGTTCTTGGCAAGCGCCACCGCATCCGAATGGGTACGGGCGACGCCGATCACGTTGTGACCGAGATTCTTGACCAGGCTTTCCAGATCCATCGCGATGAAGGTCTCGTCCTCGATGATCAGGACGTCGGTCGCGATCTCGGCCGCCATCTCGCGGCCGGCAGCGTCGGCGAGCCTGCGCGCTTCCGCGACGTCGGTGCCGAGGATGAAGGCCACCTCGTCCTCGGAAAAGCCTTCGAGCGACAACAGCAGGAAAGCCTGGCGAGGCAGCGGCGTGATGTTGGACAACCGACGCTCCGGCGGCATCGGCAGGGTCCGGACCTCGGTGTCCTCGTTGATCGAGACCGAATTCCAGATCTGGGTGAACAGCCGGAACAGCCCTGCGCGGGGGCCATGGCGCTCATCGAGCACGGACGGATCCTGCAGCATCGCCTCCAGCATCGCGGCGACATAGGCGTCGCCGGACGTCTGGCTTCCGGTCAGCGCGCGGGCATAGCGGCGCAGCAGTGGCAAATGTTCAGCAACAAGCTGTGATCGGGACATCCCCACTCCATCGATTTTGGGCCTTGCATCTCCTGGAGGGGCCGGCCCGGGTTCCCCTGGTCGGCTGACTACGCATGAACACGCGAAAAGTTCCACCGATGCTGGGAACTTTTCAGCGGAATTCGCATTAGCTTCCCGACACCGCACCTCAGCTCTCGAAATAACACATGACAATACAGAGACTTAACACTCGGGGAAACGTGGAACAGGTCATGAAGGATGCAAAGTCTCCAGCCAACAAGAATATGACCCCCGGGAAGGGAGGCCTGAACGCCGAGATCCAATCCAGGATCGGTCACCAGTTGCGTGCCATGTATGACGACGTGGTGCGACAGGGAGTTCCGGAACGCTTCGCGGAACTGATCCGCAAGCTTGATGTACCGCAGGCAGCGCACCAAGTGGGAGGAAGCGGGGGTCCAAACGACCAGAATAATGACGGGAGGGAGTAATGCCTCTCACAGAATCCCTTCGCGACGACATCCTGGCAGCGGTGCCGAGCCTGCGCGCCTTCGCCATTTCGCTGAGCGGCAATGGCGACCGCGCCGACGACCTCGTGCAGGAGACCCTGCTGCGGGCGCTCGCCAATATCGACTCGTTCCAGCCCGGCTCGAACCTGCCGGCCTGGTTGTTCACGATCCTGCGCAACCTGTTTCGCTCCGACTACCGCAAGCGGCGGCGCGAGGTCGAGGATGCCGAGGGCAACTATGCCAAGACGCTGAAGACGCAGCCGTCGCAGAACGCGCATCTGGAATTCGAGGAGTTCCGTACAGCGCTCGACAAGCTGCCGCAGGACCAGCGTGAAGCGCTGATCCTGGTCGGCGCCTCCGGCTTCTCCTACGAGGACGCGGCGGCGATCTGCGGCTGCGCGGTCGGCACCATCAAGAGCCGCGTCAACCGTGCACGGTCGAAGCTTGCAGCCCTGCTCTATGTGGAGGGCGCCGAGGATTTCGGCCCTGACGAGACGGTGCGCGCCGTGATCGGCGGCAACGGCTAGGTCCTCGCGGTCCGAAAGAGCTTAGCCATGGCGGGCCTCGTGCCCGCCATGTGCATTTTGGCGATGCGCGATTCGCAAAATCGCGCTACCGCGGCGGGCGCACCGGCGCGGAGAATTTTTCGGTGCGATCGCGCTCGTTCATGTCGACCACGGTGTCCATCGGCGCGGTGAGCTCGTAGACATAGCTCACATCGGTGAAGTAGCGCTTGGCGACGCCGCCGAGCGCCTCCGGCGCGACGCGATCGAGCAGGATCACGCCGAAATCACTGTCGGTGCGGCGGGTCGCCTCGCTGGTGTTGAACTCCTCCCAGCGGAAGTGGAAGGTCTGCTCGGAGCCCTCGCCCGTCACCTCCCATTTCGCGGTGATGTGCGGATGCTTGCCGACCAGCGACAGTCCCTCGTCCGAATGCGAGGCCAGCTCGAAGAACAGAAGCGACAAGCTCTGGGCGGCGCGCGCGCTCACCGCGATGTCGGGGCCGCTGACCGCGATGCGCTCGGCATGCGGGATGGCGCGCGCCTCGAACAGGCCCTTGAGCTGCACGCCCTGCCACTGGCTCTCGCTCAACAGCGACACCACGTTCGACATCGCGTGGATGCGCCCGATCAGCAGTTCGCGCGCCACGTCGATATCGGAGCCGTGCCGCAGCGTGCGCGTCACGATCGACTGGATCACCGCCAGGATGTTCTTGACCCGGTGGTTGAGCTCGTCGATCACGGCGGTCAGCCTGCGCTCGAATCCGATCCGGACCTGGATTTCACGGGAAAGGCGCAGGTTGTTATAGGCGACATAGCCGAACAGGCCGCAGATGATGCCGGTCAGCGACAGGCCGATCGCCGCCACGATGGCCGCGGTCTGCTCGGCGCGCTTCACGGCGTTGGTCTTGGCATAATAGGCAAGCCGCCAGTCGCGGTTGCCGAACGTCACCGTGCGCACCGCCGACGGCGGCGGGCTTGCGGGCGCGACCGTCCGCTCGGAAACCACGCCCCGGTCGTTCGCGACCAGCTCGCCATTGTCGTTGCGCGGATCCTTCAGCGCCACCGAGAACAGCGACAGGTCGTCGTTGGTGAGCATCAGCGGCGAAAGCTCGTAGGAAAACGTCACGAAGCCGGCCGGTGCAGTGGCGCCGGGCGGCACCACCGGCGCCGCCAGCATCAGCCCCATCGGTCCATTGGCGCGCAACAGCGGCAGCGGATCGGAGGCGACCGGCTTTCCCGCCGCCATCGCCTGCGCCAGCATCGGCCCGACCACCGGATTGCTGTCGAGCGCCCGCCCCGGAAAGGTGCGCGTCTCCGCGTTGCGCGGCTCGACATCCATCAGCACGTCGATCGGCTGACTGATCGCCGCGGTATCGAGCGGCTTGTCGTCATAGTTGCGGATCGTCGGGTTGGCGAAGCCGGCGCTGGCGAGTTCACCGCGCGCTGCATCGAGATCGCCCGGCTTGAGCCGCGCCACCCAGCCCGCCACCACGAAATCGGTCTTGAACGCATAGATCGAGGAGCGCAGCGGCTCCAGCATGCTGGCCTTCACCACCGAGGGCGAGCGGAAAAGGCCCGACGCGACACGGGCCAGCAACTCGCGCTCGGTGAGACGGTCCTGCACCAGGCTGGCATGCACGTCGATCGCGCGCGCCAGCGCAATGCCGTCGATGGTCAATTCCTGGTCGTGAACGCGATAGGCCGCAAGCCCGGAGAGCAGGACTCCGATGAGCGCGATGAAACCGATGATAAAGCCCAACCGAACCACGCGGCTTACTCAGGAAATGAGGGATTGGCGAGGCAGCGCTGAAATCATCTGGAATCCGCTCGCCTCTTCGCAAGCCACGACAGATTGGGCCCAACCGGGCGGGATAATGGAGGAGGCATCAGAAGCGCGCAACTAAACTTGGAGAGGAGGATTAACCGAGCCCCACCACGGGCTGGGCCGGCCAAGCCCCGGAGCAAGTCCGGAGAACGACAATAGCGTCACGCAGGATTGGTTCCGCCCCGCGCGCTGAAATCCTTCTAAAAAGCCCGCGACAGCCCGTCACAAGGGTTAACGCGCCGGCCTCGCGGCGCCGGCCGGCGCCGCCGGGCGCAGCCCACCTTTGGCCTCGATGAAGGCCGTGATCTTCTCCAGCCCCTCGCCCTTCTTCAGGTTGGTCATCACGAACGGCCGCTCGCCGCGCATCCGACGCGTATCCGCATCCATCTTGTCGAGCGAAGCACCGACATGGGGCGCGAGATCGATCTTGTTGATCACCAGGAGGTCGGAGCGGGTGATTCCGGGGCCGCCCTTGGAGGGGATCTTGTCGCCGGCGGCCACGTCGATCACATAGATCGTGAGGTCTGCAAGCTCGGGCGAGAAGGTGGCGGCGAGATTGTCGCCGCCGGACTCGATCAGCACCAGATCGAGACCGGGAAACTTGGCCCGCATGTCGGCAACGGCCGCGAGGTTCATCGAGGCGTCCTCACGGATCGCGGTATGCGGGCAGCCGCCGGTCTCGACGCCGGCAATGCGGTCCGCCGTCAGCGATCCCGAACGCACCAGGAACTCTGCATCCCATTTGGTGTAGATGTCGTTGGTGATGGCGGCGATGTCGTAGCGTTCGCGCAGCGCCTTGCAGAGCAGATCCATCAGCGCGGTCTTGCCCGAGCCGACGGGACCGCCGACGCCGACACGCAGGGGGCCGTGAGAACTAGCCATGTCAGCAATCCCTCAATTGTTGTGGTCCCGGCGAACGCCGGGACGGCGCCTGGGGTACCATCCGTCTCATGACCTGAACAACCGCGTGTACTGCGTCTCGTGCCTCAGGCCTGCCAGGTCGGCGCGGAAAGTCGCGCTGCCGAGATCGTCGAGCGAGGCCACTGCCGCGCGCGCGGCGGTGGCCGCGACCACGCTCTCGAGCGCGGCGAGCACGCGCTGGCTGTCGGTCTGGCCGAGCGGAACGAGGCGGCTGGCGGCCGAAATCCAGTTCGACGTCACCGCGTGCAGGAAGGCGTGCAGCAGCGGCCGCAGCGGAATTCCATGCATGGCGCCGACGATGCCGACCGCGACCGGGTAGACGATCGCGCCGTCGCATGCCGCCAGCGTCGCCTCCAGGCCATCGCAATTCCAGGCGGTGCGCGCGATCTCGACAAAGGCGCGGCCCTGCGCTGACGTCTCGAGCTGCCGCTCGCGCGAGGGCACAAAGGCCGCCGCAAGCTCCGCGACTTCTTTCAAAGCGATCTCATCGGCAGCTTCCGCCGCGCGATGCGCCTGCGCCAGGAAGACACCGTCGCAGAAACCCGAGCCGTCCGTGAGCATCGCGGCAAGCCAGTCCTGCAGCGTCGCCGCATCCCGGACGTCGGCCGCCTCCACCGCCCATTCGATGCCGCTGGAATAGGAGAAGCCGCCGACCGGAAAGGCCGGCGACAGCCAGGTCATGAGACGGTAGAGCGAGGCCGCCTCGCGCTCCGTCAGGTCACTCCGCGCCCGCTCCGGCTCATTTGTGGTCATGAGCATGGGAATGGCCGTGATGATGATCGTGGTCGCAATGCTCGTCATGATGGTGGTGGTCATGGTGGTGATCATGATCGCCATGATCGTGCGCATGATCATGCGCGGCGTGATGCGGCGCGTGGTTCTCGGAAACGTGAGCATGCGCGGCGCCGGCATAGGCACCGCCCTCGGGATCGAACGGCGCCTCGATCGCGACGACGCGCGCGCCCAATCCCTTCACCATCGCCTCGATCACGTGATCCTTTCGGATACGCAGCGCCTTCGGCATGATCTGGGTCGGCAGATGGCGGTTGCCGAGATGCCAGGCGACGCGGATCAGATGATGCGGATCGGCCCCGCGAATCTCGATCAGCGGCTCGGGCGCTGCCACCACCTCGACCAGCCTTCCATCCTCCAGCACCAGGGCGTCGCCGCCGCGCAACGCCACGGCGTTTTCGAGATCGAGCAGGAATTCGAGGCCGCGCGTGCCGCACATCACCAGCCGCCGCCGATGCCGGTCGTCGAAATCGAGCACGACGGTGTCGGCCGGCGCCGCGGTCCAGCGATGCTGCGGCTTCACATCCGTAGCGCGGATCATGCGGAGATCTTATCGACCTTGCCGTCGCTGATGATCTCGATCAGCGTCGGCGAGGCCTTCAGCGATGCGGAAAGTTCGCGCCACACCTTCATGTGCGGCGCGCGGGCATGCGCGTTGAGATCGTCGCGGCTTTCCCAGCGCTCGACCACCACATACAGGTTGGGATCGTTGACGCTGACGTGGCCCTCATAAGCGATGCAGCCCTTCTCTTTCCGCGTTTCGGCGATGCACGCCTTGTGCCCGTTGATGAAGGCCTCGCGGCTCTCGGGCTTCATCTGCGTGGTGGCGATGACATAGATCATGCAATCCTCCCGTTGCTTTTCCGACGTTTCCTAGAACATGAAATAACGCTGCGCCAGCGGCAATACCTCCGCCGGCGCGCAGGTCAGCAGTTCGCCATCGGCGCGCACCTCATAGGTTTCCGGATCGACCTCGATATGGGGCGTGGCGTCATTGTGGACCATGCTCTTCTTGGAGATCTTGCCGCGGGTGTTCTGCACCGCATAGAGCTGCTTCGAAATGCCGAGCTTGCGCGCCAGCCCGCCCGCCACCGCGGCCTTCGAGGTGAAGACGACGGACGATGCCGTCAGCGACTTGCCGAAGGCAGCAAACATCGGCTGGTAATGCACCGGCTGCGGGGTCGGGATCGAGGCGTTGGGGTCGCCCATGGGCGCGGCAACAATCGAGCCGCCCTTGATGATCAGGTCCGGCTTGACGCCGAAGAAGGCCGGCGACCACAGCACGAGGTCGGCGAGCTTGCCCTTCTCGACCGAGCCGATCAGTTTTGACACGCCGTGCGCGATCGCGGGGTTGATGGTGTATTTGGCGATGTAGCGCCTGACGCGAAAATTGTCGTTGTCCTTGCCCTTGTCCTGCGGCAACGATCCGCGCTGCTTCTTCATCTTGTCGGCGGTCTGCCAGGTGCGGATGATGACCTCGCCGAGACGGCCCATGGCCTGCGAATCCGACGACATCATCGAGAGTGCGCCGAGATCGTGCAGGATGTCTTCGGCGGCGATGGTCTCCTTCCGGATGCGACTCTCGGCAAACGCAAGGTCTTCCGCGATCGAGGGATCGAGATGGTGGCACACCATCAGCATGTCCAGATGCTCGTCGATGGTGTTGCGGGTGAAGGGGCGCGTCGGATTGGTCGACGACGGCAGGACGTTCTTCAAGCCGGCGATCTTGATGATGTCGGGCGCGTGGCCGCCGCCGGCGCCTTCGGTGTGGAAGGCGTGGATGGTGCGGCCCTTGAAGGCCTTTACTGTGTCCTCGACGAATCCGGATTCGTTCAGCGTGTCGGAATGCAGCATCACCTGGACGTCGTAGTCGTCGGCGACTGAAAGGCAATTGTCGATCGCGGCCGGCGTCGTGCCCCAGTCCTCGTGCAGCTTGAGCGCGCAGGCGCCCGCCTTGATCATCTCGGCCAGCGCCGCCGGACGCGACGCATTGCCCTTGCCCGAGATACCGAGATTGACCGGGAAGGCGTCGAACGACTGGATCATCCGCGCCATGTGCCAGGGCCCTGGCGTGCAGGTGGTGGCGAACGTGCCGTGCGAGGGGCCGGTGCCGCCGCCCAGCATCGAGGTGACACCAGACATCAGCGCATGCTCGATCTGTTGCGGGCAGATGAAATGGATGTGGCTGTCGAATCCCCCTGCGGTGAGGATCTTCCCCTCCCCCGCAATCACGTCGGTGCCCGGTCCGATCACGATGGTCACATTGGGCTGGATGTCGGGATTGCCGGCCTTGCCGACCGCCGAGATCATGCCTTCCTTGATCGCGACATCGGCTTTCACGATACCCCAGTGATCGACGATCAGCGCGTTGGTGATCACGGTATCGGCCGCGCCCTGCCGGTTGGTTGCTTGCGACTGGCCCATGCCGTCGCGGATCACCTTGCCGCCGCCGAACTTTACCTCTTCGCCGTAGGTGGTGAAATCCTTCTCCACCTCGATGATGAGGTCGGTGTCGGCGAGCCGCACACGGTCGCCGGTGGTCGGCCCGAACATGTCGGCATAGACGCGTCGAGAGATTTTCGATGTCATTCTTGAATCCTTGCTCTCTCAGAAGTGCTTCTGTCAGGGTGTTTTCCGGCAGGCGGCCCCAAATCGGGCGATATCGCCGCGCCCCGCCTCAATACCGAACCGAACTGCCGCATTCCCGATCTTGAATTTGAAGAAGCCTGTCTTCTCAAACGCCTTGAACGCCGCGTCGTTGGGGGCGACGTTGAAATCGTATCCCCAGCCACCCGAGTCGTAGGAGGCGATTTTATCGAGGACAGAGGTTTCCGGCCCCGGATCGAGCCGCACGATCGGGTATCCGTCATTCAGAATCAGATCCGCAATCGCGGCCCGCACGCTTTTGTCCTGAATGTTAGTCTCGGAAACCTTGACCGCGCCGGATCCGGGCGCGCAATGAAAAGATATCGATCCGATCGCATCGGTCGCCTCAGCGGTCTCCGCGATGTACAGCATAAATGCACCGTCATCGAATTTCGTCTGACGCCATTTCACTTCATTGGCGGATGCGGACGAAGCCAGGAGAAAAGTGGCAAGGCTCGCAACAAGAGCACAGACCGCTTTCGATACGGCGCCCGTGCGCAAACCATGCGTTTGCGTCCTCACAGCGAACTCCTCGCTTCAGCGACCGCATCGTCGAACATCTTGTCGAGCGCCGCATTCACGCCGCGACATCCGGCGACGACCTGCTCGGCCCAGGCGACATAGTCGGCCAGTTCTTCGCGCTGCTCCGCGCTCGCATTTAGAAATATGCGCGCGCGCACGTTGCTGACCTTGTCGGCGATCTTGATCAGCTTTGCGCCGGGCGATTTGTGCGGCGCGTCCTCGATCTGTTTCTTCCGGCGCTCGGCCTTGGACAGGCTCATGTCGTCGGTGCACCCCACGACCAGCGCCGCGACGCGCTCGCCGAACTTCTGCGCCAGCTCCTCGCGCGTGGTTGCGGTATCCTCGATCACATCATGCAGCCAGCCGGCCGCTATCAGCTCGGCATCGGCGCCATCGGTCACTCGCGCGAGCAGGTTCGCCACCTCGGCGAGGTGGTTGATGTAGGGCTCGCTGCCGCGCCCCTTGCGCGCCGTGCCGGCGTGGCGATGTGCGGCCAGCTCGGCAGCTTCCGAGATGAGACGGATTCCGGTCAACATGGAATCACAACTTCCCCATCACGTCGCCGCGAAAGCCGTAGACGGTGCGCTTGCCGGCAAGCGCGACGAGATGCACTTCCCGCGTCTGTCCCGGCTCGAAGCGCACCGCAGTGCCGGCCGCGATATCGAGCCGCATGCCGCGCGCCTTTTTCCGATCGAATTTCAGCGCCGGGTTGGTCTCGAAGAAATGGTAGTGCGAGCCGACCTGGATCGGCCGGTCGCCTGAATTGGCCACCGTCAGCGTCACGGTCTTGCGGCCGGCATTGAGCTCGATCTCGCCGTCCTGGATGAAGAGTTCGCCGGGGATCATTCTTGTCCTCCTCCTGTCATTCCGGGGCGCGCGCAGCGCGAACCCGGAATCTCGAATCTGATAACCTCCAGATTCCGGGTTCGGCCGTACCGGCCGCACCGGAATGACGTCGTCACCGGATCGGCTGATGCACGGTGACGAGCTTGGTCCCATCCGGGAAAGTCGCCTCGACCTGAATGTCGTGGATCATCTCGGGGATTCCCGGCATCACCTGCTCGCGCGTCAGAACTTCCGCGCCCGACTTCATCAGCTCGGCGACGGTGCGGCCATCACGCGCGCCCTCGACGATGAAATCGGAAATGATCGCGATCGCCTCGGGGTGGTTGAGCTTGACGCCGCGCTCCAGGCGGCGCCGCGCCACCATGGCCGCCATCGAGATCAGAAGCTTGTCCTTTTCGCGGGGGGAGAGATTCATGCCAGCACTCGGATTGACGTTTTCGATCTAGTTGAGCCAGAGCCGCGGCAAAGCTGCACGGTCGGCGGCGCCCAGTACCGCCATCATATCGGCACGCAGCGCGGCGGCATCCTGGGCGCAGAAACGCGCCATGGCAAATCCGTTCCAGGCGGAGACGCCGACTTCGCCGGCGAACGCGCCCGACCGCTCGCGGATGCGCGCGACCAGCGCTTCGTCGCCCGGCACGATCAGCGCGGTGCCAATGGCAACGCCGCCCTTGGCGACCGCAGGCCGCGCCAGCCTGCCTCCGATGTCACCGTCGAGGCGAACCGTCTCGGCAAAGACAAGCCGGCCGCCGCGGCGCAGGCGCCAGCGGTCGATGAAGGCGCCGCTTTGCATGCGTTCGCCCATCGCGGTCCGGCCGAACACGACAATTTCGCACAACAGCAGCGAAGCGCCTTCTGAAAGCTCGATCTCGATGCGCCGCGTCAGGCGTGCGCGATCGAACAGGATGGTCTCCTGCGGCAGCCAGGCGAGATGCGCGCCGTCGGCGACCTTCAGGGTGACGCTGAGCTCGGCCGCCGCATCCGCCGCGCGATAGATCTTTTCGGCCGCCGCCGTGGTCAGCGTCAGCCGGGCGCCCGCTTCAACGGAGATGCCGACCTCGAAGCGGTCGCCGCCAGCGATGCCACCAGCGGTGTTCACCAGCACGGCGGAGAGACCCTTATCCTCGGGCGCGGGAAAGCGCACGCGCAACGAGCCGGATTCATGCAAAGCGCCGCGCCTCGTGGCGCCTTCGCGCTCGGCCACCTCGAAAGCAACCGCGCCGCGCGCGCGGTTGGCCGCGAACGTGTTAGCCGCCTCACTGCGCATCCATCCTCCCGGAACGCGGTCGAAAGGCCGCCGCGCCCTTAAAGTCCTTACAGCGCCATCTGGCGGCTGATTTCGGCGGGGTCGAGGGCTGTGCGGTCGCAGGCATATTTCACCGCACCCCGGTCCATCACCGCGAAACTGTCGCCGAGCTCACAGGCAAAGTCGAGATATTGCTCGACCAGCACGATGGCGATGTTGCCGAGGTTGCGCAAGTAGGAGATCGCCCGCGCGATATCCTTGATGATCGAGGGCTGGATGCCCTCGGTCGGCTCATCGAGCAGCAGCAGTTTCGGTCGCATGACGAGCGCGCGCCCGATCGCGAGTTGCTGCTGCTGGCCGCCGGAGAGGTCGCCGCCGCGGCGCCCCAGCATGGATTCCAGCACCGGAAACAGCGAAAACACGTCGTTCGGAATGCTGCGGTCCTCGCGCTTCAAGGGCGCAAAGCCGGTCTTGAGGTTCTCCTCGACCGTCAGAAGGGGAAAAATCTCGCGGCCCTGCGGCACGAAGCCGATGCCGCGCCGCGCCCGCTCATAGGGTTTGAGGCCCGTGATGTCGGCGCCGTCGAAGCTGATCGAGCCCGAGGCGACCGGATATTGGCCCACCAGGGCGCGGAGCAGCGAGGTCTTGCCGACGCCGTTGCGGCCGAGCACACAGGTGACCTTGCCGGGCGCGGCCGCAAGCGAGACGCCGCGCAGCGCCTGCGCCGCGCCGTAATAGAGGTTGATGTCTTTCACCTCGAGCATCGGAAGCATCCTTCGTCCGCCATGATCCCCTCCCCGGCTCTCCCATTTTCAAGGGGAAGGAGAAGAGCGCCACGGCCGTTTCCTTGCCCTGAAAGAAGGAGGATGAGGGAAGCGGTCATCGTCGTCATCGTCCCAGATAAACCTCGATCACCCGCTCGTTCGACGACACCTGGTCGATCGTGCCCTCCGCAAGCACGCTGCCCTCGTGCAGGCAGGTCACCTTGACGCCGAGCTCGCGCACGAAGGTCATGTCGTGCTCGACCACCATCACGGTGTGGTCCTTGTTGATCTGCTTGAGCAGTTCGGCGGTGAGATGCGTCTCGACGTCGGTCATCCCGGCGACGGGCTCGTCGACCAGGAGCAGCTTCGGGTCCTGCGCCAGCAGCATGCCGATCTCCAGCCATTGCTTCTGGCCGTGTGACAGGCTGCCCGCAAGGCGACGGCGCGCATCGGTGAGGCGGATGGTCTCCAGCACCCGCTCGATACGCTCGCTGTCCGTGCTGTTGCCGCGCCAGAGCAGCGTGCCCTTCACGCTGTGGTCGACATTGAGAGCAAGCAGCAGGTTGTCCTCCACCGTCTGACTCTCGAAGACGGTCGGCTTCTGGAATTTGCGCCCGATGCCGAGCTCGGCGATGCGGGTCTCATCCAGCCGGGTCAGGTCGGTGACGCCGTCGAACAGCACGACGCCCTCGTCCGGCCTGGTCTTGCCGGTGATGATGTCCATCATCGTGGTCTTGCCGGCGCCGTTCGGGCCGATGATGGCGCGCATCTCGCCCGGCGCCAGCGTCAGCGACAGGTTGTTGATGGCGTGGAAGCCGTCGAAAGAGACATGCACGCCGTCGAGATAGAGCAGCGCTGATGTGGCGCGGGTGTCCATGATGTTCATGCGCTCACTCCGCCATCTTGGGTTCGCTGACGCCGTCCTCGCGCGCCGCACTTGCGGCATCGGCGCGGCGGGCCGCCTTCCACGGCTCCCACCAGGCGTTGAAGGTGCCGACGATGCCCTTCGGCAGCAGCAGCGTCACCAGGATGAACAGCGCGCCCAGCATGAACAGCCAGTAGGGCGCGAGCGGGCCCGAGGTGAAGAAGGTTTTGGCGTAGTTGACGACGACGGCGCCGAGCGCGGCGCCGACCAGCGTGCCGCGGCCGCCGACCGCGACCCAGATCACGGCCTCGATGGAATTGCCCGGTGCGAACTCGCTCGGATTGATGATGCCGACCTGCGGCACATAGAGCGCGCCGGCGACGCCGGCCATGCAGGCCGACAGCGTGAACACGAACAGCTTGTAGGATTCGACACGGTAGCCGAGAAAGCGGGTGCGCGATTCCGCGTCGCGGATCGCGATCAGCACCTTGCCGAGCTTGGAGGTGACGACCGCGCGGCAGATCAGGAAGCCCGCGATCAGCGCGAGGCAGCTCAAGGTGAACAGCGCGGCGCGGGTGCCGTCGGCCTGCACGTTGAAGCCGAGGATGTCCTTGAAGTCGGTCAGGCCGTTGTTGCCGCCGAAGCCGAAATCGTTGCGGAAGAAGCCGAGCAAGAGCGCATAGGTCATCGCCTGCGTGATGATCGAGAGATAGACTCCCGTGACGCGGGAGCGGAAGGCGAGCCAGCCGAAGCAGAAGGCGAGCAGACCCGGCACCAGCACGATCATCAGCGCCGCAAACGCAAAATTGTCGAAGCCGAACCAGTACCACGGCAGCTTCTGCCA
This genomic interval from Bradyrhizobium sp. NP1 contains the following:
- a CDS encoding response regulator, which produces MSRSQLVAEHLPLLRRYARALTGSQTSGDAYVAAMLEAMLQDPSVLDERHGPRAGLFRLFTQIWNSVSINEDTEVRTLPMPPERRLSNITPLPRQAFLLLSLEGFSEDEVAFILGTDVAEARRLADAAGREMAAEIATDVLIIEDETFIAMDLESLVKNLGHNVIGVARTHSDAVALAKNKKPGLILADIQLADGSSGLDAVNELLRSFEVPVVFITAYPERFLTGERPEPAFLISKPFQPAMVSAVASQALFFQRNSRNRAPKAPAA
- a CDS encoding NepR family anti-sigma factor — encoded protein: MKDAKSPANKNMTPGKGGLNAEIQSRIGHQLRAMYDDVVRQGVPERFAELIRKLDVPQAAHQVGGSGGPNDQNNDGRE
- a CDS encoding sigma-70 family RNA polymerase sigma factor, with the translated sequence MPLTESLRDDILAAVPSLRAFAISLSGNGDRADDLVQETLLRALANIDSFQPGSNLPAWLFTILRNLFRSDYRKRRREVEDAEGNYAKTLKTQPSQNAHLEFEEFRTALDKLPQDQREALILVGASGFSYEDAAAICGCAVGTIKSRVNRARSKLAALLYVEGAEDFGPDETVRAVIGGNG
- a CDS encoding HWE histidine kinase domain-containing protein, coding for MVRLGFIIGFIALIGVLLSGLAAYRVHDQELTIDGIALARAIDVHASLVQDRLTERELLARVASGLFRSPSVVKASMLEPLRSSIYAFKTDFVVAGWVARLKPGDLDAARGELASAGFANPTIRNYDDKPLDTAAISQPIDVLMDVEPRNAETRTFPGRALDSNPVVGPMLAQAMAAGKPVASDPLPLLRANGPMGLMLAAPVVPPGATAPAGFVTFSYELSPLMLTNDDLSLFSVALKDPRNDNGELVANDRGVVSERTVAPASPPPSAVRTVTFGNRDWRLAYYAKTNAVKRAEQTAAIVAAIGLSLTGIICGLFGYVAYNNLRLSREIQVRIGFERRLTAVIDELNHRVKNILAVIQSIVTRTLRHGSDIDVARELLIGRIHAMSNVVSLLSESQWQGVQLKGLFEARAIPHAERIAVSGPDIAVSARAAQSLSLLFFELASHSDEGLSLVGKHPHITAKWEVTGEGSEQTFHFRWEEFNTSEATRRTDSDFGVILLDRVAPEALGGVAKRYFTDVSYVYELTAPMDTVVDMNERDRTEKFSAPVRPPR
- the ureG gene encoding urease accessory protein UreG gives rise to the protein MASSHGPLRVGVGGPVGSGKTALMDLLCKALRERYDIAAITNDIYTKWDAEFLVRSGSLTADRIAGVETGGCPHTAIREDASMNLAAVADMRAKFPGLDLVLIESGGDNLAATFSPELADLTIYVIDVAAGDKIPSKGGPGITRSDLLVINKIDLAPHVGASLDKMDADTRRMRGERPFVMTNLKKGEGLEKITAFIEAKGGLRPAAPAGAARPAR
- a CDS encoding urease accessory protein UreF, with translation MLMTTNEPERARSDLTEREAASLYRLMTWLSPAFPVGGFSYSSGIEWAVEAADVRDAATLQDWLAAMLTDGSGFCDGVFLAQAHRAAEAADEIALKEVAELAAAFVPSRERQLETSAQGRAFVEIARTAWNCDGLEATLAACDGAIVYPVAVGIVGAMHGIPLRPLLHAFLHAVTSNWISAASRLVPLGQTDSQRVLAALESVVAATAARAAVASLDDLGSATFRADLAGLRHETQYTRLFRS
- a CDS encoding urease accessory protein UreE, whose translation is MIRATDVKPQHRWTAAPADTVVLDFDDRHRRRLVMCGTRGLEFLLDLENAVALRGGDALVLEDGRLVEVVAAPEPLIEIRGADPHHLIRVAWHLGNRHLPTQIMPKALRIRKDHVIEAMVKGLGARVVAIEAPFDPEGGAYAGAAHAHVSENHAPHHAAHDHAHDHGDHDHHHDHHHHDEHCDHDHHHGHSHAHDHK
- a CDS encoding putative quinol monooxygenase, which translates into the protein MIYVIATTQMKPESREAFINGHKACIAETRKEKGCIAYEGHVSVNDPNLYVVVERWESRDDLNAHARAPHMKVWRELSASLKASPTLIEIISDGKVDKISA
- the ureC gene encoding urease subunit alpha; translation: MTSKISRRVYADMFGPTTGDRVRLADTDLIIEVEKDFTTYGEEVKFGGGKVIRDGMGQSQATNRQGAADTVITNALIVDHWGIVKADVAIKEGMISAVGKAGNPDIQPNVTIVIGPGTDVIAGEGKILTAGGFDSHIHFICPQQIEHALMSGVTSMLGGGTGPSHGTFATTCTPGPWHMARMIQSFDAFPVNLGISGKGNASRPAALAEMIKAGACALKLHEDWGTTPAAIDNCLSVADDYDVQVMLHSDTLNESGFVEDTVKAFKGRTIHAFHTEGAGGGHAPDIIKIAGLKNVLPSSTNPTRPFTRNTIDEHLDMLMVCHHLDPSIAEDLAFAESRIRKETIAAEDILHDLGALSMMSSDSQAMGRLGEVIIRTWQTADKMKKQRGSLPQDKGKDNDNFRVRRYIAKYTINPAIAHGVSKLIGSVEKGKLADLVLWSPAFFGVKPDLIIKGGSIVAAPMGDPNASIPTPQPVHYQPMFAAFGKSLTASSVVFTSKAAVAGGLARKLGISKQLYAVQNTRGKISKKSMVHNDATPHIEVDPETYEVRADGELLTCAPAEVLPLAQRYFMF